A DNA window from Oncorhynchus tshawytscha isolate Ot180627B linkage group LG13, Otsh_v2.0, whole genome shotgun sequence contains the following coding sequences:
- the LOC112264518 gene encoding lysophosphatidylcholine acyltransferase 1-like: protein MKLPDEQHPSLEIRDRSDLPTPFRNPFVHELRFTTLEKIRIGVMTVTVFPVRLFFAVFLMLLAWPFAFAASLGRSELAVETETWWRRICDIALRVLMRAMWFCGGFHWVTVKGEPAPPSQAPILTLAPHSSYFDAIPITMTMASIVMKTESKNIPVWGTLIKFIRPVFVSRSDQDSRRKTVEEIKRRAHAGGEWPQIMIFPEGTCTNRSCLITFKPGAFIPAVPVQPVVLRYPNKMDTITWTWQGPGAFEILWLTLCQFHNPIEIEYLPLYTPSEEEKNNPALFANNVRRIMAKALELPITDLSFDDCQLSQAKGPLRVPTNSSLLQFNRLARRLGLRTGTTDTVLQQQASRARNIWGYRLGLEDFAQYLDLPVTDMLTELHSLFNQHEDGQIDVREYVIALSVVCQPSKAMDTLRLAFGMYEAKEDRAIVEKELASILRTALGVAEVDVTELFSAIDTLDAGKITHDDFCRFVVQHPDFAQEYLLSSRETPSTPHTVPLTNGFSVDHYNTEEPTCSLPGQKKKED from the exons ATTGGTGTGATGACTGTGACAGTGTTCCCAGTACGGTTGTTCTTTGCAGTGTTCCTCATGTTGCTGGCCTGGCCCTTTGCCTTCGCTGCCTCTCTGGGACGATCTGAACTGGCCGTGGAGACCGAGacctggtggaggag gaTCTGTGACATAGCCCTGAGGGTGCTCATGCGAGCCATGTGGTTCTGTGGAGGTTTCCATTGGGTGACGGTGAAGGGGGAACCGGCCCCGCCCTCGCAGGCGCCCATCCTCACCCTGGCCCCTCACTCTTCCTACTTCGACGCCATCCCCATTACCATGACCATGGCCTCTATCGTCATGAAGACCGAGAGCAAGAATATCCCCGTCTGGGGTA CTTTGATAAAGTTCATAAGGCCAGTGTTCGTGTCACGGTCGGACCAGGATTCTCGTAGGAAGACAGTTGAGGAGATCAAACGCAGAGCCCATGCTGGAGGGGAGTggcctcag ataatGATATTTCCAGAGGGGACATGTACCAACAGATCCTGCCTCATCACATTCAAGCCTG GGGCCTTCATTCCAGCAGTTCCAGTTCAACCAGTAGTCCTGCGTTACCCCAACAAAATG GATACCATCACATGGACATGGCAAGGCCCTGGAGC GTTTGAGATACTGTGGCTGACACTGTGCCAGTTTCACAACCCCATAGAGATTGAG TACCTACCGCTCTACACTCcttcagaggaagagaagaacaaCCCTGCTCTGTTCGCCAACAATGTCAGACGCATCATGGCCAA GGCTCTGGAGCTGCCCATCACAGACCTGTCATTTGATGACTGCCAGCTGAGCCAAGCAAAGGGCCCGTTGCGTGTCCCTACCAACAGCAGCCTACTGCAGTTCAATAGACTCGCTCGAAGGCTCGG GTTGAGAACAGGGACTACAGATACAGTCTTACAGCAGCAGGCTAGCAGAGCCAGGAACATTTGGGGATACAGACTGGGATTGGAGGACTTTGCTCAGTACCTCGACCTACCTGTGACGGACATGCTCACAGAGTTACACAGcctttttaaccag cATGAAGATGGCCAAATAGATGTCAGGGAGTATGTGATAGCCCTGTCTGTGGTGTGTCAACCCTCTAAAGCCATGGACACCCTCAGGCTCGCCTTTGGA ATGTACGAGGCGAAGGAGGACAGGGCGATCGTGGAAAAAGAGCTGGCGTCCATTTTGAGAACGGCGTTGGGAGTAGCAGAGGTCGACGTTACAGAGTTGTTCTCAGCGATCGACACACTTGACGCAGGGAAGATCACACATG ATGACTTCTGTCGGTTTGTGGTGCAGCACCCAGACTTTGCTCAGGAGTACCTTCTCTCCTCCAGGGAaaccccctctaccccccacACCGTCCCGCTGACCAACGGGTTCAGTGTGGACCATTACAACACAGAGGAGCCGACCTGCAGCCTCCCTGgacagaagaagaaagaagactGA